A single region of the Bacteroidota bacterium genome encodes:
- a CDS encoding Gfo/Idh/MocA family oxidoreductase: MIWGAVIGAGLIGTQRATDFISLGDNQIAYVCDPDPTRGNSLAQKINERQSSKCEYVEDVHRINNRRKIDLAFVAVPHHLAARIVLELLKDEVNILVEKPMGLTIEEAGQIATLAENSSAKVAVGFNYRHYPAVVRAKEIISEGFIGKPLFLRMILGHGGRPGYEKEWKLSRAQCGGGALLDPGIHLLDLGRFFLGQLRPVQSHLARLHWPIDVEDCAVAVLQGADGAEMYIQTSILEWQNSFSVHIVGDQGYLTIDGRMKNYGPQKLVYGKKWAWLERGSQADAVRTEDFGDKDTSFLRETELVVRAVETGGSMPSDHHDGLESMKLIDQLYRLSTFGTA; this comes from the coding sequence TTGATCTGGGGTGCAGTGATCGGTGCAGGGCTTATCGGGACCCAGCGCGCGACAGACTTCATTTCACTGGGTGATAACCAAATCGCCTACGTGTGCGATCCGGATCCTACACGCGGAAACAGCTTGGCGCAAAAGATCAACGAGAGACAATCCTCGAAATGCGAGTATGTTGAGGATGTTCATCGAATCAACAACCGTCGAAAAATCGATTTGGCTTTCGTTGCCGTGCCCCATCACCTCGCGGCTCGGATCGTTTTGGAGCTCTTGAAAGATGAGGTGAATATTCTGGTAGAAAAGCCGATGGGACTGACAATAGAGGAGGCGGGACAGATCGCTACGTTGGCAGAGAATTCTAGCGCGAAGGTGGCAGTGGGTTTTAATTATCGTCACTATCCGGCTGTGGTTCGCGCGAAAGAAATAATCTCAGAAGGGTTCATCGGGAAACCCCTGTTTCTCCGGATGATACTTGGACATGGTGGCCGCCCGGGATATGAAAAGGAATGGAAGCTTAGCAGGGCTCAATGCGGTGGTGGTGCACTTTTGGACCCAGGGATTCATCTTTTGGATCTCGGCCGATTCTTTCTTGGGCAACTCAGACCCGTCCAGAGTCATCTTGCCAGGCTCCATTGGCCGATTGATGTTGAAGATTGTGCTGTGGCAGTATTGCAGGGAGCGGATGGGGCTGAAATGTATATTCAGACAAGCATCCTCGAGTGGCAGAATAGCTTCTCCGTCCATATCGTCGGAGATCAGGGTTATCTGACGATCGATGGAAGAATGAAGAATTATGGGCCTCAAAAACTGGTATATGGTAAGAAGTGGGCATGGCTCGAGAGGGGTTCTCAGGCTGATGCTGTAAGGACGGAAGATTTCGGGGATAAGGACACAAGCTTCTTAAGAGAGACGGAATTAGTGGTGAGGGCGGTGGAGACCGGGGGATCAATGCCGTCGGATCACCATGATGGTTTGGAGTCGATGAAGCTGATCGATCAGCTCTATCGTCTATCAACCTTCGGCACGGCATAA
- a CDS encoding SDR family NAD(P)-dependent oxidoreductase — MEEFRRVVIVTGAGRGIGKSVAIAFAKQKASLSLIARTLAELEQVAGEIGEGELRPMIQQCDIGDPNQVDKVVSATLKRFGRIDVLVNNAGIQGPIGPVEDLDFDSWKRVIDVNLMGTLRLMQRVIPVMKGQRWGRILNVSGGGATSALPRFTAYAASKVAIVRLTETIAQEVKEYGICVNAVAPGNVNTRMTEEAIAAGDRAGPEHVKKLRSIKDQGGISSGLVANLILFLASDEASGITGRLLSAVWDNWKAIIEHQVELGSSDIYTLRRILPEDRGFKW, encoded by the coding sequence TTGGAAGAATTTCGAAGGGTGGTGATCGTAACAGGAGCGGGGAGAGGAATTGGAAAATCTGTTGCGATCGCCTTTGCGAAACAGAAAGCATCCCTCAGCCTTATCGCCCGTACTCTAGCGGAGCTGGAGCAGGTGGCCGGGGAAATTGGCGAGGGTGAATTGCGCCCAATGATCCAGCAATGCGACATCGGAGATCCGAATCAGGTCGACAAGGTGGTGTCAGCCACACTAAAAAGATTTGGCAGAATTGATGTCCTGGTCAACAATGCGGGTATTCAAGGGCCAATTGGGCCCGTTGAAGATCTCGACTTTGACAGCTGGAAGCGAGTTATCGATGTGAACTTGATGGGCACCCTTCGGCTTATGCAGCGCGTCATTCCTGTCATGAAAGGACAACGTTGGGGTCGGATACTAAACGTCTCGGGCGGTGGAGCCACCAGCGCGCTTCCGAGATTTACGGCGTATGCTGCGTCAAAGGTTGCGATTGTCCGATTGACGGAGACTATTGCGCAAGAGGTAAAGGAATACGGAATTTGTGTGAATGCCGTCGCACCCGGGAATGTGAACACTAGAATGACGGAAGAAGCCATTGCAGCCGGGGATCGGGCCGGGCCAGAACATGTCAAGAAATTAAGGAGTATAAAAGACCAAGGCGGAATATCTTCCGGTTTGGTGGCGAATTTGATACTCTTCCTGGCATCCGATGAAGCGAGCGGGATTACGGGGCGGCTGCTTAGTGCAGTGTGGGATAATTGGAAGGCTATCATTGAGCATCAGGTGGAACTTGGCAGCAGTGATATTTATACGCTTCGGCGCATTTTGCCGGAAGACAGGGGATTCAAGTGGTGA
- a CDS encoding transaldolase — MNILSAFKVKIFADGADLEGMLEMSKKPFIKGFTTNPTLMRKAGVSDYQSFASEILKEITDRPISFEVFSDEFDEMEYQALKIAEWGSNVYVKIPVTNTRRESSVNLIHRLSHAGVKINVTAMMTLSQVRDVCRALEGGAQACVSVFAGRIADTGRDPVPIMAATVEFLQMYPSVELIWASPRELLNILQADAVGCHIITATNDIIKKLDQIGKDLNEFSLDTVKMFYEDARKAGFSLGPNPRKESVAHSEHGRG; from the coding sequence ATGAATATACTATCTGCCTTTAAGGTGAAAATATTTGCCGATGGGGCCGACCTGGAGGGTATGTTGGAAATGTCCAAGAAACCCTTCATCAAGGGGTTCACAACAAATCCGACCCTCATGCGCAAAGCGGGTGTGTCTGACTATCAGTCCTTTGCATCCGAAATCTTGAAAGAAATCACCGATCGCCCGATTTCTTTTGAGGTTTTCTCTGATGAATTTGACGAAATGGAATACCAAGCTCTGAAAATTGCAGAATGGGGATCCAATGTCTACGTCAAGATACCGGTGACGAACACGCGCAGGGAATCCTCAGTGAATTTGATCCACAGATTGTCGCACGCGGGCGTAAAGATAAATGTAACTGCGATGATGACCCTGAGTCAAGTGCGCGATGTGTGTCGTGCGTTGGAAGGCGGCGCACAGGCCTGTGTCTCCGTTTTTGCGGGACGGATTGCAGATACTGGAAGAGATCCGGTTCCCATCATGGCAGCCACCGTTGAATTTCTACAGATGTATCCAAGTGTTGAATTAATATGGGCTAGTCCCCGAGAGCTTCTAAATATCCTTCAGGCAGATGCTGTTGGCTGCCACATAATCACTGCCACAAATGACATCATAAAGAAGCTCGATCAGATTGGGAAAGACCTAAATGAATTTTCACTCGACACGGTGAAGATGTTCTATGAAGATGCCCGCAAGGCAGGATTTTCGCTCGGTCCGAACCCCCGTAAAGAGTCTGTCGCACATTCCGAGCATGGAAGAGGATGA
- a CDS encoding sugar phosphate nucleotidyltransferase, with amino-acid sequence MKTDPFAAAILAGGAATRLRPLTDTIPKALIHVNGEPFIYHQLRLLKLRGLTRVVVCTGYLGEMIVDSVGDGSQFDLDVRYSSDGPILLGTGGAIKKARSLLGENFFILYGDSYLECDYLAIQGTFLGYQKLGLMTVFRNDGKWDRSNVEYTENHIISYDKVNRTERMHHIDYGLGILNEAALKMVPDNCAYDLATLYQDLLAKEQLAAVEVDHRFYEIGTHGGLEELSSHLIDKHHSPGETCL; translated from the coding sequence ATGAAAACCGATCCATTCGCCGCTGCAATCCTGGCGGGGGGAGCAGCAACGCGTTTACGTCCATTGACCGACACGATTCCCAAGGCGCTTATTCATGTTAACGGAGAGCCATTTATCTATCATCAACTTCGTTTGCTTAAGCTACGAGGGTTGACAAGAGTTGTGGTTTGTACCGGTTATCTTGGTGAAATGATTGTCGATTCAGTCGGAGATGGCAGCCAATTCGATTTGGATGTTCGATACTCGTCCGATGGGCCAATCCTTCTTGGAACGGGGGGAGCCATTAAGAAGGCGCGCTCGCTGTTAGGAGAGAATTTTTTTATTCTTTACGGGGACTCCTATCTCGAGTGCGACTATCTGGCCATTCAAGGGACTTTCTTAGGGTATCAAAAACTTGGATTGATGACGGTCTTTCGTAATGATGGCAAATGGGATCGAAGTAATGTGGAATACACGGAAAATCACATTATTTCCTACGACAAAGTGAATCGTACGGAACGAATGCATCACATTGATTACGGGCTCGGAATCCTGAATGAAGCAGCTCTGAAAATGGTACCGGACAATTGTGCATATGATTTGGCCACCCTCTACCAGGACCTGCTCGCTAAAGAGCAGCTCGCAGCAGTGGAGGTTGATCACAGATTCTACGAGATTGGAACGCATGGGGGGCTAGAGGAATTAAGTTCCCATTTGATCGACAAGCATCACTCGCCAGGAGAAACGTGCCTATGA
- a CDS encoding class I SAM-dependent methyltransferase yields the protein MVESKFSSRQEREGGFYDSYIQGSSSIPFDHTTAFSPVATDNQWMFEYIQPLTGKRVLDIGVGTGEQSLFFASKGAEVHGIEVSKGLVDFADAKAIELGLKGHCFFYQRPIERSEFPDEFFDLVVAREVLHHVELEKALPEILRILKPGGKFVSRDPLRSNIFVNAYRWVARSTRSQDETPLSKKEIDFVCKHFKASQVRTFYLTSLIPFFFEYVRMRLSSFRQKKKPEWYWMKAVEKGIAFPRLFKVLQRIDGSILSLPGFDQLAWVVVIRAEKEAG from the coding sequence ATGGTTGAATCAAAGTTCAGTTCTCGACAGGAAAGGGAGGGAGGTTTTTACGATTCATATATTCAGGGATCATCTTCCATACCCTTCGATCACACGACAGCATTTTCGCCTGTTGCAACGGATAATCAATGGATGTTTGAATACATTCAGCCCCTAACGGGTAAGAGAGTGCTCGATATAGGAGTGGGCACTGGTGAACAAAGTCTCTTCTTCGCATCAAAGGGTGCCGAGGTTCACGGCATAGAAGTCTCAAAGGGACTGGTGGACTTTGCCGACGCGAAGGCAATAGAATTGGGACTAAAGGGGCACTGTTTTTTTTACCAACGGCCTATCGAGAGATCGGAATTTCCGGACGAGTTTTTCGACTTGGTCGTCGCAAGGGAGGTGCTCCATCATGTTGAACTAGAAAAAGCTCTTCCGGAAATCTTGAGGATACTAAAACCTGGAGGAAAATTTGTATCACGCGATCCGCTAAGGAGTAATATTTTCGTGAACGCCTACCGTTGGGTTGCCAGGTCCACGAGGTCGCAGGATGAAACCCCTCTTTCAAAAAAAGAAATTGATTTTGTTTGTAAGCATTTCAAGGCATCTCAGGTGAGAACATTTTATTTAACAAGCCTGATCCCATTTTTCTTCGAATACGTCCGGATGAGGCTCTCGAGCTTTCGTCAAAAGAAAAAACCCGAATGGTATTGGATGAAAGCGGTCGAAAAGGGGATCGCTTTTCCACGCCTCTTTAAGGTTTTGCAGCGGATCGACGGCTCGATTTTAAGTTTGCCAGGATTCGATCAATTGGCGTGGGTGGTGGTTATCCGTGCCGAAAAGGAGGCTGGCTGA
- a CDS encoding HAD-IIIA family hydrolase: MKPPLLSAVFLDRDGVLNSAIVKKGKPHPPSSVEDLEIQEDVLPCLVSLRKAGFVLIGITNQPDVARGTQTREAVELINKTLLDKLPLADIKVCYHDEADHCDCRKPLPGLILQASDEYGIDLASSYMVGDRWKDVEAGQRAGCRSIWIDCGYDEIGPDLALTERVLSLREAAALILERAQG; this comes from the coding sequence GTGAAACCCCCGTTACTTTCTGCAGTTTTTCTTGACCGCGATGGAGTGTTGAATTCTGCAATTGTGAAAAAAGGAAAGCCACATCCGCCTTCTTCAGTGGAAGATCTCGAGATTCAAGAGGATGTCTTACCTTGTCTTGTTAGCCTAAGGAAAGCGGGCTTTGTTTTGATTGGTATCACGAATCAGCCTGATGTGGCGAGGGGTACCCAAACAAGGGAAGCGGTTGAATTGATCAACAAAACTCTCCTCGATAAGCTGCCCTTAGCTGATATCAAGGTCTGCTACCACGATGAAGCGGATCACTGTGATTGCAGGAAGCCTCTCCCCGGGCTCATTCTCCAAGCATCAGATGAGTACGGGATCGATTTGGCATCCAGTTATATGGTAGGTGACCGATGGAAGGATGTTGAAGCAGGTCAAAGGGCTGGATGCAGATCTATCTGGATCGACTGTGGGTATGACGAAATTGGCCCCGATTTGGCTCTTACTGAGCGCGTATTATCACTGCGTGAGGCCGCAGCCCTGATATTGGAAAGGGCTCAAGGATGA
- a CDS encoding GDP-mannose 4,6-dehydratase encodes MKKALITGITGQDGSYLAEFLIEKNYKVIGLRRKTSTDRPDNLEHLRGKIDFVYGDLLDTFSLMGILKEYNPDEIYNLASQSYPGESWRLAIETGEITGLGAHRLFEALREAKTNCRVYQASSSEMFGEPEQIPQNEKTSFAPVNPYAAAKLYAHHIANIYSKSYNLFISCGILFNHESPRRGVHFLSQKVTYAAACLKLGIMNSSSSDEGGQPIVKNGKISLGNLDAKRDWGFAGDYVEAMWMMLQHDKPDDFVIGTGEIRTVRQFCDEAFRYVGLDWQNYVQVDSRLFRPIETGPTVADASKAREVLGWKPRTSFSEMVSLMVENHLQKLKQDAKKMPDISS; translated from the coding sequence ATGAAAAAGGCACTCATTACGGGTATAACCGGTCAAGACGGCTCGTATCTCGCAGAGTTCTTGATTGAGAAAAATTACAAAGTAATCGGACTTAGGCGAAAAACTTCCACTGATCGGCCAGACAACCTGGAACATCTCCGCGGTAAGATCGATTTTGTTTATGGAGATCTTCTCGATACTTTTTCTCTGATGGGGATTCTAAAAGAGTATAATCCAGATGAAATTTACAATCTTGCCTCTCAATCCTATCCCGGGGAATCATGGCGGCTCGCCATCGAGACAGGCGAGATAACGGGGCTCGGCGCACACCGGCTTTTTGAAGCCCTGCGAGAAGCAAAAACGAACTGTCGTGTCTATCAGGCATCAAGTTCCGAAATGTTCGGGGAACCTGAGCAGATACCGCAGAATGAGAAAACGTCTTTTGCGCCTGTAAATCCCTATGCTGCTGCGAAGCTCTACGCCCATCATATCGCAAATATATACTCTAAGAGCTACAATCTCTTTATTTCTTGCGGCATCCTGTTCAATCACGAGAGCCCGAGAAGGGGGGTTCACTTCTTGAGCCAAAAAGTGACATATGCGGCGGCATGCCTCAAATTGGGTATTATGAATTCTTCAAGTTCAGATGAGGGTGGGCAACCGATAGTAAAGAATGGAAAGATTTCTCTCGGAAATCTGGATGCGAAACGGGATTGGGGTTTTGCCGGCGATTACGTTGAAGCCATGTGGATGATGCTTCAACACGATAAGCCCGATGATTTTGTGATCGGGACGGGTGAAATTCGGACAGTGCGACAGTTTTGCGATGAAGCTTTTCGCTATGTTGGACTCGATTGGCAGAATTACGTCCAAGTCGATTCACGATTATTTAGACCCATCGAGACGGGGCCCACGGTAGCGGATGCCTCCAAGGCTCGCGAAGTATTGGGTTGGAAACCCAGGACCAGCTTCTCCGAAATGGTGTCATTGATGGTGGAAAATCATCTTCAGAAGCTGAAACAAGACGCGAAAAAGATGCCCGATATCTCCTCATAA
- a CDS encoding glycosyltransferase family 2 protein, with the protein MIPRDIVLSVVVPVYNEEENLPEFFYRTIPILSSITENYEVIVVMDPSIDRTEEVTLEHRITDDRIKLIKLSRRFGQPMAILAGLQYSSGAAVVVMDVDLQDPPELIIRMVAKWREGSDVVYAQRSKREGETVVKKLIATVGYKLINRISDVYIPPNTGEFRLMSRRVVDRINSMKESHGFLRGMVAVVGFRQTVVVFDRPARFAGEGKYNRFVGSLRIGMNGLVGYSSYLLALSTTIGFLIAGFSFALGVVYLIMKLSGFPFPLGNPTVVVLVLFMGGIQLISVGILGEYIGRIYEEVKGRPKFIVDTAVGLADQERVNSDS; encoded by the coding sequence ATGATCCCAAGAGATATTGTCCTTTCAGTGGTCGTACCGGTTTATAATGAGGAAGAGAATCTTCCGGAATTTTTTTATCGGACGATTCCTATCCTATCCTCGATTACCGAGAATTATGAAGTAATCGTAGTCATGGATCCATCGATCGATCGGACCGAAGAGGTGACCCTCGAACATCGAATTACCGATGACAGGATCAAGCTTATTAAGCTCTCTCGTCGCTTTGGGCAACCCATGGCTATCCTTGCGGGTCTCCAGTATTCGTCGGGAGCGGCTGTCGTGGTGATGGATGTTGACCTTCAAGATCCCCCCGAATTGATAATCCGGATGGTTGCGAAATGGAGGGAAGGATCCGATGTGGTGTATGCGCAGCGAAGCAAGCGTGAGGGGGAGACAGTGGTAAAAAAACTAATCGCCACCGTGGGTTACAAGCTGATTAATCGAATTTCAGATGTGTATATACCGCCAAACACGGGAGAATTCAGGCTGATGAGCCGCCGGGTGGTAGATCGAATCAACAGCATGAAGGAATCTCATGGTTTTCTTAGGGGGATGGTAGCGGTTGTAGGATTTAGGCAGACGGTAGTCGTGTTCGATCGCCCAGCACGCTTTGCGGGTGAAGGCAAGTATAATAGATTTGTCGGTTCATTGCGCATAGGTATGAACGGTCTCGTGGGCTATTCAAGTTATCTTCTTGCACTCAGCACGACTATTGGCTTTTTGATTGCTGGTTTCTCCTTCGCCCTTGGGGTTGTGTACCTTATCATGAAGTTAAGCGGGTTCCCGTTTCCGTTAGGGAATCCAACCGTCGTTGTGCTAGTACTGTTTATGGGTGGGATTCAGCTTATCAGCGTTGGGATATTGGGTGAGTACATTGGAAGAATATATGAAGAGGTCAAAGGGCGACCAAAGTTCATTGTTGATACCGCAGTGGGCCTTGCTGATCAAGAGCGTGTGAATAGCGATTCCTAA
- a CDS encoding galactokinase, translated as MIITRSPLRITLGGGGTDLPSYYREHGGFLIASAIDKYVYITLNARFIPKLLLKYSEIEEVGSIDDIKHPLMRESLRLLKMDGHALEITSMADIPAGTGLGSSGSFATAVLRALHAYKKNLVHPRELAEQACHIEIDILHEPIGKQDQYIAAYGGITCFRYLPSGEVEAWPLALAKDTLHDLEDNLLLFFTGYSRSASDILREQDVRTKGSDSEMVKNLHFIKELGCASQTALEQGDLKQFAELMNVHWEHKKKRSGKMTNPKIEEWYKIACMNGALGGKLIGAGGGGFLMFYANDKLSLRRAMHQAGLEEVRFRFDFEGTKVIIHS; from the coding sequence ATGATCATTACTAGAAGTCCCCTTCGGATCACCCTGGGAGGGGGTGGCACGGATCTTCCGTCATACTATCGCGAGCACGGTGGATTCTTGATCGCTTCCGCCATCGATAAATACGTTTACATTACGCTTAATGCCCGATTCATCCCGAAATTGTTGTTGAAGTATTCGGAAATCGAAGAAGTCGGATCGATCGATGATATTAAGCACCCTCTCATGCGAGAGTCGCTGCGACTCCTGAAAATGGATGGCCACGCACTTGAGATTACCAGCATGGCTGATATTCCCGCAGGCACCGGGCTTGGATCTTCGGGGAGCTTTGCGACGGCGGTTCTTAGGGCGCTCCACGCATACAAGAAAAATCTGGTTCATCCCAGGGAACTAGCTGAGCAGGCGTGCCATATTGAAATTGACATCCTTCATGAGCCCATTGGAAAGCAAGATCAATACATCGCGGCTTATGGGGGGATAACCTGTTTTAGATATCTTCCCAGTGGCGAGGTAGAAGCATGGCCTCTGGCGCTTGCGAAAGACACACTCCATGATCTTGAGGATAACTTATTATTGTTTTTTACGGGCTATTCTCGGTCAGCATCAGATATTCTGCGTGAACAGGACGTGAGAACAAAGGGCAGCGACTCGGAAATGGTTAAGAATCTCCATTTCATCAAGGAACTTGGCTGTGCGAGCCAAACTGCGCTGGAACAGGGGGATTTGAAACAGTTCGCTGAACTCATGAATGTCCACTGGGAGCACAAGAAGAAGCGATCGGGCAAAATGACGAACCCCAAAATAGAAGAATGGTACAAAATTGCCTGCATGAATGGTGCATTAGGCGGAAAGTTGATTGGCGCCGGAGGCGGTGGGTTCTTGATGTTCTATGCTAACGATAAACTTTCACTTCGTCGAGCAATGCACCAGGCAGGTCTCGAAGAGGTGCGCTTTCGGTTTGATTTCGAGGGCACAAAAGTGATTATACATTCATGA
- a CDS encoding SIS domain-containing protein encodes MSFIQEYLDEAIGVAKQIDKNAVDKMVRVLVETRQRGGRLFILGVGGGAGNASHAVNDFRKIVGLEAYAPTDNVSELTARTNDDGWISVFEGWLRTSRLCKNDLILVFSVGGGNVQKNVSPNLVSALKYARDMQAQIIGVVGRDGGYTAQVADACVIIPTVNPDHVTPHTEAFQAVIWHLLVSHPDLKATQTKWESVK; translated from the coding sequence ATGAGCTTTATCCAGGAATATCTCGACGAAGCGATCGGGGTCGCTAAGCAGATTGATAAGAACGCGGTCGATAAAATGGTCAGGGTCTTGGTTGAGACGAGGCAGCGTGGGGGGCGCTTGTTCATACTGGGAGTTGGAGGTGGTGCGGGGAATGCATCCCATGCCGTAAATGATTTTCGCAAAATTGTAGGCCTTGAAGCTTATGCCCCCACTGACAACGTCTCAGAACTGACTGCGCGAACTAATGATGATGGATGGATAAGCGTGTTCGAGGGGTGGTTACGAACCAGTAGGTTGTGCAAGAATGATCTCATTCTGGTCTTCTCCGTTGGCGGGGGGAATGTCCAAAAAAATGTAAGTCCGAATTTGGTATCTGCACTGAAGTATGCCCGCGATATGCAGGCACAAATAATTGGCGTAGTAGGAAGGGATGGAGGATATACAGCGCAGGTAGCTGATGCATGCGTTATTATTCCGACGGTAAACCCTGATCATGTCACTCCGCACACAGAAGCATTTCAAGCGGTAATCTGGCATCTGTTGGTCTCTCACCCGGATTTGAAAGCCACGCAGACCAAATGGGAGTCTGTTAAGTGA
- the gmd gene encoding GDP-mannose 4,6-dehydratase, protein MKKAIITGITGQDGSYLAELLLQKGYEVHGIIRRASTFNTGRIDHLYADPHINGVSFFLHYGDISDSTNLIKLLYRLKPDEVYHLAAQSHVRVSFDIPEYTGDVSGLGTVRILEAIRETGIKTKFYQASSSEMFGMAQEVPQKETTPFYPRSPYGCSKVYAYWSTVNYRESYGMFACNGILFNHESPRRGETFVTRKITRGLARIKAGLEDAIYLGNLDAKRDWGYAKEYVEAMWLMMQQDQPEDYIIATGETHTVKEFLEEAFGCAGLDWQKHVKIDPRYYRPAEVDLLLGDASKAKRKLGWEPKTTFPELVRLMVDADIELVNKENHLTIKL, encoded by the coding sequence ATGAAAAAAGCAATCATTACGGGAATTACAGGCCAGGACGGTTCGTACCTGGCGGAACTCCTCTTGCAGAAGGGGTACGAAGTCCACGGGATCATTCGCCGTGCGAGCACATTCAATACGGGCAGAATCGACCATCTCTATGCCGACCCGCATATTAACGGGGTGAGTTTCTTCCTTCACTACGGGGACATCAGCGATTCCACCAATTTGATCAAACTCCTCTACCGGCTCAAGCCGGATGAGGTTTACCACCTCGCCGCACAGAGCCACGTGCGCGTCAGTTTCGATATCCCTGAGTACACGGGCGATGTTTCCGGTCTCGGGACGGTAAGAATCCTCGAGGCGATCCGGGAGACAGGGATCAAGACCAAATTCTATCAGGCATCGAGCAGCGAGATGTTCGGGATGGCGCAGGAAGTACCCCAAAAGGAAACGACCCCGTTTTACCCTCGCAGTCCGTATGGGTGTTCGAAGGTCTACGCCTATTGGAGCACGGTCAATTACCGCGAGAGTTACGGGATGTTCGCTTGCAACGGAATACTGTTCAACCACGAATCCCCGCGCCGGGGCGAAACATTCGTCACCCGCAAGATCACCCGTGGCCTTGCGCGCATCAAGGCGGGGTTGGAGGATGCCATCTATCTCGGAAACCTGGACGCAAAACGCGACTGGGGATACGCCAAGGAATACGTCGAGGCGATGTGGTTGATGATGCAGCAGGATCAGCCGGAGGACTATATCATCGCCACGGGCGAGACTCATACGGTGAAAGAGTTTCTGGAAGAGGCGTTCGGGTGTGCCGGACTCGATTGGCAGAAGCATGTAAAGATCGATCCGCGTTACTACCGGCCCGCGGAGGTCGATCTTCTGTTGGGTGATGCGAGCAAAGCGAAGCGCAAACTCGGATGGGAGCCGAAGACGACTTTCCCCGAGCTGGTACGTCTGATGGTGGATGCCGACATAGAGCTGGTCAACAAGGAAAATCATCTTACCATAAAGCTGTAA
- a CDS encoding NAD-dependent epimerase/dehydratase family protein → MGKKSTRVCITGGAGFIGSHLVDECVNRGMKVSVIDNLSVGKKDFIAPHIQSGTIEFIRADILDPYLLKVALGGAEVVYHLAANPDARWGLEDPSIDLELDVITTFQVLEGMRKLKIPRIVLASSGTVYGDVGTLEVDEKYGPCRPISLYGAGKLAAEGFVSAYTESFGIQGVICRFGNVIGARATHGALYDFANKLRADPSVLEVLGNGKQAKPYINVKDLVGALTFIADKAKGPFETYNIAPTGATTVEFLAKTLLKELGLKKTGIKTGDTAGGWRGDIPQSRMNSRKLADLGWSPRYTSDQAVEAGVKAFVRDLRSK, encoded by the coding sequence ATGGGCAAAAAATCTACGAGAGTATGTATTACTGGTGGCGCTGGTTTTATCGGCAGTCACCTTGTGGATGAATGCGTGAATCGGGGGATGAAGGTATCTGTTATTGACAATCTCTCGGTTGGGAAGAAAGACTTTATCGCCCCACACATCCAGAGTGGCACGATAGAGTTTATCAGAGCCGATATTTTGGATCCGTATTTGCTCAAGGTCGCGTTGGGGGGTGCCGAGGTTGTATATCACCTTGCCGCCAATCCGGATGCTCGGTGGGGATTGGAGGACCCATCCATTGACCTAGAGTTAGATGTCATAACGACTTTTCAAGTGCTTGAGGGGATGCGGAAACTTAAGATTCCTCGGATTGTATTGGCATCCTCTGGTACAGTTTATGGAGATGTGGGAACGCTTGAGGTTGATGAAAAATATGGGCCCTGCCGTCCGATTTCTCTCTACGGCGCCGGCAAGCTGGCAGCGGAGGGGTTCGTCTCGGCTTACACCGAATCCTTTGGAATCCAAGGCGTCATCTGTCGTTTTGGAAACGTCATCGGGGCGAGAGCAACACACGGGGCGCTGTACGACTTTGCAAACAAGCTTCGGGCGGATCCATCCGTCCTTGAGGTCTTGGGCAATGGCAAACAGGCAAAGCCCTACATCAATGTCAAGGATTTGGTAGGAGCCCTAACTTTCATCGCGGATAAAGCAAAGGGGCCTTTCGAAACCTATAACATTGCCCCCACGGGGGCGACGACTGTTGAATTTCTTGCTAAGACGCTGCTCAAGGAACTTGGATTGAAGAAAACAGGTATTAAGACCGGTGATACTGCGGGGGGATGGCGCGGCGACATCCCTCAAAGCCGCATGAACTCAAGAAAACTTGCTGATCTAGGTTGGTCCCCGCGATATACTTCAGATCAGGCTGTAGAGGCTGGTGTAAAGGCCTTTGTACGAGACCTAAGGTCTAAGTGA